The sequence ATAGCGTCTGTGATCTCCAGCTCGTTGCGGGGCGACGGCTTGATGTTCCTGGCCGCCTCGAAGATGTTCTTGTCAAACAAATATACACCAACCAGAGCAAGGTCGCTCTTGGGGCTCTTGGGCTTCTCCACAAGCCTAACTATTCTGCCGTCCTCGAGCTCCGCCACGCCAAACTGCGACGGGTTCTTCACGTGCTCCAAGAGAATCTGAGCGTTCGGGGCGTCCCTCTTGAACTGCTCCACGAAGCTCGCAACCCCCTCTACGATGAGATTATCCCCCAAGTACATTATGAACCTGTCCTGACCGAGAAACTCCTCCGCCGTTAAGACCGCATGCGCCAACCCAAGTGGCGCCGACTGCTCAATGAACGTGAAACTCGCACCAAACCTCGAGCCATCACCGCAGGCTGCCATTATCTCGTCCTTTGTATCGCCTACGATGATCCCAATATCGGTGATGCCCGCCGCGATGATCGCCTCGATCCCATAGAAGAGGATCGGCTTGTTAGCCACAGGGATCAGCTGCTTGGCGTTTGTGTATGTTATGGGCCGAAGCCTGGTGCCCGTCCCGCCGCTAAGTATCAGGCCCTTCATCCGCTCTTTTTTCCCAGTTGCGCTGGCCGACGCCAATGGCGCCACAATATAATCTCGCGATTATCCTAAGATATTCGCTTGTGAAAAGCCACGCAAGCTTTGACCCCCAAAAATCAGATTGACCGTGTGGGCGACCGACCTTCCTCGAGCCCGACGCCCCCTCAATGTGATTGCTGGGGCTTC is a genomic window of bacterium containing:
- a CDS encoding glucose-1-phosphate thymidylyltransferase; the protein is MKGLILSGGTGTRLRPITYTNAKQLIPVANKPILFYGIEAIIAAGITDIGIIVGDTKDEIMAACGDGSRFGASFTFIEQSAPLGLAHAVLTAEEFLGQDRFIMYLGDNLIVEGVASFVEQFKRDAPNAQILLEHVKNPSQFGVAELEDGRIVRLVEKPKSPKSDLALVGVYLFDKNIFEAARNIKPSPRNELEITDAIQYLIDKGYTVAPHTITGWWKDTGNVEDLLEANRLVLDSLEPKLDGYVDANSQLVGKVVLTTGCEVRNSVVRGPAIIGRNTQIIDSYIGSFTSIHHDTKIIGSEIEHSVVLANCLLENIGFRVEDSLIGRNVRIGRSNAKPKALRFVLGDNSEVGLI